The stretch of DNA ACTACGACGTCGACGACCGCCGCGCCGAGCGTCGTCGCTGAGCACTTCGCCGAGCGTCCGAACTCTCGATCGAATTTGGCTCCACCGCGCTCATTGCGTATCGTGGAGTGGTTGCCCTTTGTCGTTTCCCTTTTCTCGAAAGTGAAGTTTGTTGCCATCCCATCGCCACAGCTCATCGCGTTCCCGTCGGGACGCGGACTTCGTGCTGGACACGGTCAAACTCGGCCGTCGTCCTGGTTCGATGCGCACCGTGGAACGGGTGGTGACGGCGCCACAGCGCATCGGGCTCGACCTGATCGCCATCGAGGAAGGATCGGAGATCGATCTGGATCTCCGGTTGGAGGCCGTATCCGAGGGGGTCCTGGTCACCGGTTCGTTGCGAGCCGACACGGCCGGGGAGTGCTCGAGATGTCTCGAGCCGTTCTCCGGCACGGTGGACCTCACTCTCACGGAGCTGTTCGCGTACCCGGACAGCACCACGGAGGAGACCACGGAGGAGGGGGAGGTCTATCACGTCGTCGACGACGAGATCGACCTCGAACCCGTCGTGATCGACGCCGTCGGCCTCGCACTGCCGTTGCAGCCGCTCTGCAGTGACGACTGCCAAGGATTGTGCCCAGAATGTGGCGTTCGCCTGGCGATTGCCGAATCTGGCCACGGGCATGACATACTTGATCCTCGCTGGGCTGGTCTTGCAGCCAAATTTGGCGTGGATTCGGAACCCAGCAAGAATCTTGTGAACAACGAAGCCGAGGAGAAGTAGAAGTGGCTGTCCCCAAGCGCAGAATGTCGCGATCCAACACGAGGTCGCGTCGCAGCCAGTGGAAGACCACTGTGCCTACCCTCGTCACCTGCCCCAACCGTGGCTGCGGCGAGAAGACGCTGCCCCACGTCGCGTGCCCGTCGTGTGGCACATACAAGGGCCGCCAGGTCACTGCCGCCGTCTAATTCTCCACGGAGAGGCGTTGTGACGAGCGACATCAGTAATACACCCGCCGGCGGCGAGGAGGATCATGCTTCCCTCCTCGCCGCCCTCGGCGTAGAAATCGAGCCTTCACTGCTCACTCTGGCGTTGACGCACCGCTCGTATGCGTACGAGAACGGCGGTCTGCCCACCAACGAGCGTCTCGAGTTTCTCGGTGACTCCGTACTCGGGGTCACTGTCACGGAGAAGCTCTACCTCGCGCACCCCGACAAATCCGAGGGCGACCTCGCGAAGATCCGGGCGAGCATCGTGAACATGCACGCGCTCGCGGAGGTGGCACGAAGCCTCGGTGAGGGCGGTCTCGGTGCCCATCTCCTGCTCGGGAAGGGTGAGGAGATGACCGGCGGACGCGACAAGCCGAGCATCCTGGCCGACGGCATGGAGTCGATTCTCGGCGCCATCCACCTCGAGCACGGAATCGACACGGCCCGCCGTGTCGTGCTCGATCTCTTCAGCGACCTCCTCCAGCGAGCCCCCCGCCTCGGCGCGGGCCTGGACTGGAAGACGAGCCTGCAGGAGTTGACCGCGGAGCGCGGCGTCGGAGTTCCGGCGTACGAGATCACCGCGACCGGTCCGGATCACGACAAGGAGTTCACCGCCACCGTGATCGTCGGCGGCAAGCCCCTCGGCGTCGGAATCGGCCGCTCCAAGAAAGAGGCCGAGCAGAAAGCCGCGAGCACGGCGTGGAATGCGTTGTCCGACGCAGGCCCCGACGTAGCGGCCGACGGCGTCAGTGCCTGAACTACCCGAAGTCGAGGTAGTCCGGCGCGGACTCGAACGCCACATCGTGGGGGCGTCGATCGATTCCGTGGACATTCTTCATCCGCGGGCGATCCGGCGTCACCTGCCCGGTGCCGCCGACCTCGCCGGACAGCTCACCGGTGAACGTATCGCGGGCGCCGACCGCCGCGGCAAGTATCTGTGGCTGGTCCTCGAACCCAGCACGGTGGCACTCGTGGTCCACCTCGGTATGAGTGGTCAAATGCTCGTGCAGCCACCGGAACTGCCCACCGAGAAGCATCTGCGCATCCGGGCTCGGCTCGACTCCGGTCTCGACCTCCGGTTCGTGGATCAGCGGACGTTCGGGGGCTGGGCGCTCGCGCCCCTCGTCGAGGTCGACGGCTCGCTCGTGCCGGACTCGGTGGCGCACATCGCCCGCGACCCACTGGATTCGCGTTTCGATCTCGCGGCCACCGTGAAGGTGGTGCGCGGCAAGCACTCCGAGATCAAACGTGTGTTGCTGGATCAGACCGTGGTGTCCGGCATCGGCAACATCTACGCGGACGAGGCATTGTGGCGCGCGCAGATCCACGGAAATCGGCTCACCGACAGGCTGACCGGTCCCCGGATCGGAGCCGTACTCACGGCCGCCCAGCAGGTCATGCGTGAGGCACTGTCCCAGGGCGGCACGTCCTTCGACGCGTTGTACGTGAACGTCAACGGCGAGTCGGGTTACTTCGACCGCTCCCTGTCCGCCTACGGTCAGGAGGATCGCCCGTGCCCGCGCTGCGGCACCGCGATCCGGCGGGAGAAATTCATGAATCGCTCGTCGTTCAGCTGCCCGAAGTGCCAGCGGGCGCCACGGAGAAGCCCGGCGAGATGACCTGGGTGAGTTCGGCGGGAGCGGACTCCCGGCCGGTCCGGCCGCCGGCGTCGTGGCGCGGCGTCGCCTTGGCGTCGAAGTAGTCGCCGCCCTTGCGTTTCACGTCGTCGGTTCCCCATTCGCGGTGGCGGGGAACCGGTGCCATCCGCGGAATGTGCTTGCGGCAGTGAATGTATGCCTCCTCCACGTCCACCACCACCCAGCGTTCCGGGACCCGCCCGCCGGAATGGTCCGCCGGCAGATCCGCGACCTCGGCGCGGAGGACCTCGTCGTCGACGATCCGGGCCGACCCGTTCACGTGCAGCCCGATGAGGTCCTGCACGAAGTCCACGAGAATGATTCCGACGTGCGGGTTTTCCAGGATGTTGCCGAGGCTCGCCATGACGCCGTTGCCGCGGTACTCCGGGTACGCCAGGGTTCTCGGGTCGATGACGTGCATGAATCCCGGTGTGCCTGCGCGCAGACTGTTGTCGCACTCGCCCGACGCGTCGGCGGTGGCGATGAACGCGATCTCCTGGCGTCCGACGAACTCGATCATCGTCGGATTGAGATGGTCCAGCATCTGATCCGAGTAGAACTTGGCGGCACGATCCTCGGTGCCGAACTCGGATTGAAGTCGGCGTTCTCCCGCACTCCCGATCTGCCCCATCTGCATTCCCCGCTACGTCTCGGCGTCGTTGGTCGGTTCACCCTACGGCCCGCCGCTTCCCACTGCTGAGAATCGGCGTTCACAAATTGGTGGAAACCGGTGCCGCCCACCCGCCTACCTGGCGTTGCGCAGGTCGGTGGCAGGATTGTGCGCATGGCAGAACAGACTTCCGACACGACGGCGCCCACCTCACTGTGGGTCGAGCGAACGGGCACCCGGCGGTACACCGGCCGCAGCTCCCGCGGCGCCGAGGTCCTGATCGGCTCCGAGGGCGTGGAGGGCGTGTTCACTCCGGGGGAGCTCCTGAAGATCGCCCTTGCCGCGTGTAGCGGAATGAGCTCGGACTTCCCGCTGTCACGCCGCCTGGGCGACAACTACGAGGCCACCATCCGGGTGTCCGGCGCCGCCGACCGGGACAACGAGGTGTACCCGCAGCTCGACGAGGTGCTCGAGCTCGATCTCAGCGAACTCGACGCCGATGCGCAGGATCGTCTGGTCACGCTCGTGGAACGGTCGGTCGACAAAGTGTGCACGGTCGGGCGGACGCTGAAGGCCGGGACGAAAGTGACGTTGACCGTCGAGAAGGAACAATGATGCGGCGTGAGCTCGCGGCGCTCGCGGGCGGGTCGGCGCTCTGCGCGGGTCTGCTGGTGGTCGCGCCGGCGGCGGCCGGACCCGCGTTCGCGCCGCCCGGCGGCGCCTGCACCCCGTGGTCGGTGTCGGAGGTGACGTCCGGCGCGGGCGTGCTCGAGAACCTGGCCTTCGACGGCGCGGGCACCATGCTGGTGTCGCGGACGGGTCTGGTGGGCGGCGGAGCCCTGGACGGGGTAGGCCCCGACGGCACCGTCACCCCGATCGTGCCGGAGGTCGAGTCGCCGGGCGGGATCGCCGTGGACGGCGCCCAGGCGTACTTCGCCACGGGGAATTCCTTCGCCTCCGGGGTCACCGGCTCGGCGAGCGGCACCGTCGACGTCGTGGACATCGCCACGGGGGACACCCGCACCGTGGCCGAGGGGCTGGTGATGCCGAACGGGCTCGTCCGGCTGAGCAACGGCGACATCCTCACCGCGCGGAATCTCGGCTCCGGCGCCGGCCTGACCCGTGTCCCGGCCGACGATCCCCACACCCCGGAGATCGTGCGCACCGACCTGGGAACGGTCGACGGACTCGCCGTGCACGACGGCAGCGTGTACACCGTGACGACGTTCGACACCACGACCACGCTGCGCATCCTCCGCGAGGACGATCTGCGCGGTCCCGTCGTGTCCGTCGAGTTGCCCGGCTCCGGGCCACTCAACGCGGCCGACGACCTCACCGTCGGATCGGACGGCATCGTGTACGTCGCGTACAACGGCGGCGGCAAGGTGGTCCGTGTCGATCCGGCGACGGGGGAGAGCTGCGCCCTGGCGTCCGGACTGCCCCTCGTCTCCTCGGTGCGTTTCGGCGCCGGACCGGGCTGGGACCCGGACGCGCTCTACGCCACCAGCTTCACCGGGAAGATCTACAAGCTCGAACGGTCGTGACTGACATGGAGAGAATGACCGCGTGGGTGCACGGGTACGTGCAGGGTGTCGGATTCCGGTGGTGGACCCGCGCCCGTGCACTCGAGCTCGGCCTCGTCGGATACGCCGCCAACCAGAAGGACGGCCGGGTACTCGTCATCGCCGAGGGACCCCGGGACAAGCTGGAGGCCCTGCTGACACTGCTGCGGTCGGGAGACACGCCGGGCGCGGTGGATCTCGTCGTGGAGCAATGGGATTCCCCCCGCGGCGGCCTCGCCGGGTTCGTCGAACGGTGAACCGCAGGTAAAGTTCTCCGTCATGCATCTGAAGAGTCTGACGCTGAAGGGATTCAAATCCTTTGCGTCCGCAACGACTCTGCGATTCGAGCCGGGAATCACCTGTGTCGTGGGGCCCAACGGGTCGGGTAAGTCCAACGTCGTCGACGCCCTCACCTGGGTGATGGGTGAGCAGGGGGCGAAGGCGCTGCGCGGCGGCAAGATGGAAGACGTCATCTTCGCCGGCACCGCCGGGCGGGCACCCCTCGGGCGCGCCGAGGTGACACTGACCATCGACAATTCCGACGGCGCCCTGCCGATCGACTACTCCGAGGTGTCGATCACCCGGCGTATGTTCCGCGACGGCGCCGGCGAATACGAGATCAACGGCAGCTCGTGCCGGCTGATGGACGTGCAGGAACTGCTCAGCGACTCCGGTATCGGCCGGGAGATGCACGTGATCGTCGGGCAGGGCCGCCTCGCCGCCATCCTCGAATCGCGTCCGGAAGACCGGCGCGCGTTCATCGAAGAGGCCGCCGGGGTGCTCAAGCACCGCAAACGCAAGGAAAAAGCGGTCCGCAAACTCGACGCGATGCAGGCCAATCTGGCCCGCCTGAACGACCTGACGGCGGAACTGCGGCGCCAGCTCAAACCACTCGGGCGGCAGGCGGAGGTGGCCCGCCGCGCGCAGACCGTGCAGGCCGACCTGCGCGACGCGAAGCTGCGGCTCGCGGCCGACGACCTGGTGACGCGGCGGGAGGAGCTCGCCGGCCAGGCGCAGGACGAGAAGGTCGCCCGCGAGCAGCACGACCAGGTCACCGAGGCGCTCGACGAGGCCAATCTCGAGCTGGGACGGCACGAGCAGGAAC from Rhodococcus opacus B4 encodes:
- a CDS encoding YceD family protein, which translates into the protein MLDTVKLGRRPGSMRTVERVVTAPQRIGLDLIAIEEGSEIDLDLRLEAVSEGVLVTGSLRADTAGECSRCLEPFSGTVDLTLTELFAYPDSTTEETTEEGEVYHVVDDEIDLEPVVIDAVGLALPLQPLCSDDCQGLCPECGVRLAIAESGHGHDILDPRWAGLAAKFGVDSEPSKNLVNNEAEEK
- the rpmF gene encoding 50S ribosomal protein L32 translates to MAVPKRRMSRSNTRSRRSQWKTTVPTLVTCPNRGCGEKTLPHVACPSCGTYKGRQVTAAV
- the rnc gene encoding ribonuclease III, with product MTSDISNTPAGGEEDHASLLAALGVEIEPSLLTLALTHRSYAYENGGLPTNERLEFLGDSVLGVTVTEKLYLAHPDKSEGDLAKIRASIVNMHALAEVARSLGEGGLGAHLLLGKGEEMTGGRDKPSILADGMESILGAIHLEHGIDTARRVVLDLFSDLLQRAPRLGAGLDWKTSLQELTAERGVGVPAYEITATGPDHDKEFTATVIVGGKPLGVGIGRSKKEAEQKAASTAWNALSDAGPDVAADGVSA
- the mutM gene encoding bifunctional DNA-formamidopyrimidine glycosylase/DNA-(apurinic or apyrimidinic site) lyase codes for the protein MPELPEVEVVRRGLERHIVGASIDSVDILHPRAIRRHLPGAADLAGQLTGERIAGADRRGKYLWLVLEPSTVALVVHLGMSGQMLVQPPELPTEKHLRIRARLDSGLDLRFVDQRTFGGWALAPLVEVDGSLVPDSVAHIARDPLDSRFDLAATVKVVRGKHSEIKRVLLDQTVVSGIGNIYADEALWRAQIHGNRLTDRLTGPRIGAVLTAAQQVMREALSQGGTSFDALYVNVNGESGYFDRSLSAYGQEDRPCPRCGTAIRREKFMNRSSFSCPKCQRAPRRSPAR
- a CDS encoding pyridoxamine 5'-phosphate oxidase family protein; its protein translation is MQMGQIGSAGERRLQSEFGTEDRAAKFYSDQMLDHLNPTMIEFVGRQEIAFIATADASGECDNSLRAGTPGFMHVIDPRTLAYPEYRGNGVMASLGNILENPHVGIILVDFVQDLIGLHVNGSARIVDDEVLRAEVADLPADHSGGRVPERWVVVDVEEAYIHCRKHIPRMAPVPRHREWGTDDVKRKGGDYFDAKATPRHDAGGRTGRESAPAELTQVISPGFSVAPAGTSGS
- a CDS encoding OsmC family protein — its product is MAEQTSDTTAPTSLWVERTGTRRYTGRSSRGAEVLIGSEGVEGVFTPGELLKIALAACSGMSSDFPLSRRLGDNYEATIRVSGAADRDNEVYPQLDEVLELDLSELDADAQDRLVTLVERSVDKVCTVGRTLKAGTKVTLTVEKEQ
- a CDS encoding acylphosphatase, with the protein product MERMTAWVHGYVQGVGFRWWTRARALELGLVGYAANQKDGRVLVIAEGPRDKLEALLTLLRSGDTPGAVDLVVEQWDSPRGGLAGFVER